Proteins found in one Quercus robur chromosome 2, dhQueRobu3.1, whole genome shotgun sequence genomic segment:
- the LOC126715045 gene encoding uncharacterized protein LOC126715045 isoform X2 yields the protein MAVVSLSSSSPILSPLLFTNPAASSSSSSHSNLPLFAATNRPRPPSIVFSYKSRSDLSSEDKKILLERYGLDPHDLLFEPPPPPKSKRTKEVQKRGRGKEVQPPEEPKPPRTTHKLLQVLGGKARRKKLLSPKGMDVRPMMVVVKGAAFDILQAACGCPASLRPGRWLDLYSGTGSVGIEAISRGCSEVHFVEMDPWVVSDVLRPNLECTGFLDVSVIHTIRVENFLERAEQFVGKGGSFDYISVTPPYTEVDYGMLMGQISKSPLIGEDTFVITERRFGRTHLVIYGPTWAQKNRK from the exons ATGGCGGTGGTTTCACTCTCATCATCGTCTCCAATTCTCTCACCACTACTCTTCACAAACCCTGCTGCCTCGTCATCATCTTCATCTCATTCGAATCTTCCTCTCTTCGCAGCGACCAATCGGCCACGTCCACCTTCTATCGTCTTCTCCTACA AATCGAGGAGTGATTTGAGTAGCGAGGACAAGAAGATTTTGCTCGAGCGTTATGGTCTCGATCCTCACGACCTCTTATTTgaacctcctcctcctcctaag agTAAGAGAACAAAGGAGGTGCAAAAGAGAGGAAGAGGAAAGGAAGTTCAACCACCAGAGGAGCCTAAGCCGCCAAGGACTACCCATAAATTGCTTCAG GTTCTTGGAGGAAAGGCTCGAAGAAAGAAGTTGCTGTCACCAAAGGGTATGGATGTACGCCCAATGATGGTAGTTGTGAAAGGTGCAGCCTTTGATATATTGCAG GCAGCCTGTGGCTGTCCTGCATCTTTAAGGCCTGGCCGCTGGTTAGACTTGTACAGTGGTACTGGATCTGTTGGTATTGAAGCGATTAGCCGAGGCTGTTCTGAG gtGCATTTTGTTGAGATGGATCCTTGGGTTGTATCAGATGTTTTACGTCCAAATTTGGAATGTACTGGGTTTCTTGATGTATCTGTCATACATACTATCCGTGTTGAAAATTTCTTGGAACGTGCAGAGCAATTTGTAG GTAAAGGTGGATCATTTGATTACATTAGTGTTACCCCTCCATATACTGAAGTTGACTATGGCATGCTCATGGGCCAAATTTCGAAGTCACCATTAATTGGAGAAGACACCTTTGTT ATAACTGAGCGACGGTTTGGACGGACACACTTAGTAATATATGGACCTACATGGGCCCAGAAGAATAGGAAGTAA
- the LOC126715046 gene encoding CLAVATA3/ESR (CLE)-related protein 25: MASNGRVFRATFGALVFVGVIWFITVGILANRASKRSTITVQSSQIFKYWKLIAREKHAVQWDFNLNYVSKRRVPNGPDPIHNRRAVKTGQPPGRA; this comes from the exons ATGGCGTCTAATGGTAGAGTTTTCAGGGCAACGTTTGGAGCTCTTGTATTTGTTGGCGTCATCTGGTTTATAACAGTTGGAATCCTAGCAAACCGTGCAAGTAAAAGATCAACAATAACAGTTCAATCATCTCAAATCTTCAAGTACTGGAAGCTGATTGCAAGAGAGAAGCATGCTGTTCAGTGGGATTTCAATCTTAATTATGTGAGCAAGAGAAGAGTACCTAATGGTCCCGATCCCATTCATAACAG GAGAGCAGTGAAGACAGGACAGCCACCTGGACGAGCCTAA
- the LOC126715045 gene encoding uncharacterized protein LOC126715045 isoform X1 has product MAVVSLSSSSPILSPLLFTNPAASSSSSSHSNLPLFAATNRPRPPSIVFSYKSRSDLSSEDKKILLERYGLDPHDLLFEPPPPPKSKRTKEVQKRGRGKEVQPPEEPKPPRTTHKLLQVLGGKARRKKLLSPKGMDVRPMMVVVKGAAFDILQAACGCPASLRPGRWLDLYSGTGSVGIEAISRGCSEVHFVEMDPWVVSDVLRPNLECTGFLDVSVIHTIRVENFLERAEQFVGKGGSFDYISVTPPYTEVDYGMLMGQISKSPLIGEDTFVVVEYPSRTNMLDSCGCLVKITERRFGRTHLVIYGPTWAQKNRK; this is encoded by the exons ATGGCGGTGGTTTCACTCTCATCATCGTCTCCAATTCTCTCACCACTACTCTTCACAAACCCTGCTGCCTCGTCATCATCTTCATCTCATTCGAATCTTCCTCTCTTCGCAGCGACCAATCGGCCACGTCCACCTTCTATCGTCTTCTCCTACA AATCGAGGAGTGATTTGAGTAGCGAGGACAAGAAGATTTTGCTCGAGCGTTATGGTCTCGATCCTCACGACCTCTTATTTgaacctcctcctcctcctaag agTAAGAGAACAAAGGAGGTGCAAAAGAGAGGAAGAGGAAAGGAAGTTCAACCACCAGAGGAGCCTAAGCCGCCAAGGACTACCCATAAATTGCTTCAG GTTCTTGGAGGAAAGGCTCGAAGAAAGAAGTTGCTGTCACCAAAGGGTATGGATGTACGCCCAATGATGGTAGTTGTGAAAGGTGCAGCCTTTGATATATTGCAG GCAGCCTGTGGCTGTCCTGCATCTTTAAGGCCTGGCCGCTGGTTAGACTTGTACAGTGGTACTGGATCTGTTGGTATTGAAGCGATTAGCCGAGGCTGTTCTGAG gtGCATTTTGTTGAGATGGATCCTTGGGTTGTATCAGATGTTTTACGTCCAAATTTGGAATGTACTGGGTTTCTTGATGTATCTGTCATACATACTATCCGTGTTGAAAATTTCTTGGAACGTGCAGAGCAATTTGTAG GTAAAGGTGGATCATTTGATTACATTAGTGTTACCCCTCCATATACTGAAGTTGACTATGGCATGCTCATGGGCCAAATTTCGAAGTCACCATTAATTGGAGAAGACACCTTTGTT GTGGTTGAGTATCCATCAAGAACCAACATGCTTGATTCATGTGGATGCCTGGTGAAG ATAACTGAGCGACGGTTTGGACGGACACACTTAGTAATATATGGACCTACATGGGCCCAGAAGAATAGGAAGTAA